In the Alligator mississippiensis isolate rAllMis1 chromosome 7, rAllMis1, whole genome shotgun sequence genome, one interval contains:
- the PLAAT1 gene encoding phospholipase A and acyltransferase 1, whose product MNSLSQAPCPTPQDRVETQAEPASPCLPLQMAANDSFSVTYPGNPQPGDLIEIFRPAYQHWALYLGDGYVINVAPVDEGAAASLASAKSVFSRKALVKMQLLKDVVGSDTYKINNKYDDAYTPLPVEEIIRRAEFLIGQEVSYDLLGNNCEHFVTLLRYGEGVSEQANRAIGAIGFVTAAAGAFSLLGFFQNKSRERHC is encoded by the exons ATGAATTCTCTGTCCCAGGCGCCTTGCCCCACGCCACAGGATCGGGTGGAAACCCAAGCTGAGCCGGcgtctccctgcctccccttgcAGATGGCAGCTAACGACAGCTTCAGCGTGACCTACCCTGGCAACCCCCAGCCCGGGGACCTCATCGAGATCTTCCGGCCAGCCTACCAGCACTGGGCGCTGTACCTGGGGGACGGGTACGTCATCAACGTGGCACCTGTAG ACGAGGGGGCCGCGGCCTCGCTGGCCAGCGCCAAGTCGGTGTTCAGCCGCAAGGCGCTGGTGAAGATGCAGCTCCTGAAGGACGTGGTGGGCAGCGACACGTACAAGATCAACAACAAGTACGACGACGCCTACACGCCCCTGCCCGTGGAAGAGATCATCCGGCGCGCCGAGTTCCTCATCGGCCAGGAGGTCTCCTACGACCTGCTGGGCAACAACTGCGAGCACTTCGTCACGCTGCTGCGCTATGGCGAGGGTGTCTCCGAGCAG GCCAACCGAGCCATCGGTGCCATTGGGTTCGTAACCGCTGCTGCCGGCGCGTTCTCCTTGCTGGGCTTCTTTCAGAACAAGTCCCGAGAGCGGCACTGTTAG